Within Candidatus Aminicenantes bacterium, the genomic segment CCTTCGGCAACCAGGTGGTGCAGTTCACCCTGACCGTTGCCGAGATCCGCTCCCTGATCGCCGCTTCGTTTGCCAAGGGCAACGACATCGACCTGCAGGTCTCGGGCATCACCTACGTGGTGCGCGGCGACCGCGCCGGCCGCATCAGCGAGATCGTGCTGCGCGCGGCCGACGGTACGCCGCTGGCCGAGGACGGGAAATTCCAGGTGGGCGTCTCCAGCTACGTGGCCAGCTCGTACAAGTTCACCCACCAGGACCCCGGCCGCTCATTGCAAGCGACTACGGCCGAGGCCTTGATCCGCTACCTGCAAAGCGGCGTCGACCTGGGCATATACCGCGACATCCATCGGGCTTTTTACGAAACAACCGGCGCCGCTCCCCGGAACTGAAGGGCGCAGGAGATAAAAACATGGCCCAACTCTACTTTCGCTACTCGACCATGAACGCCGGCAAGTCGACCGAGATCCTCAAGATCGCCCACAACTACGAGGAGCAGAACAAGCACGCCCTGCTCTTCACCCCGGCCATCGACGACCGCTTCGGCCGCGGCAAGATCACCTCGCGCATGGGCTTCCAGCGCGACGCGCAGATCATCAACAGCAGCACCGACATGCTGCGCCTGGCAGCCGAGGCCAAGCCCGACTGCGTGCTCGTGGACGAGGGGCAGTTCCTGACCCGCGAGCAGGTGGTCGTG encodes:
- a CDS encoding thymidine kinase, whose product is MAQLYFRYSTMNAGKSTEILKIAHNYEEQNKHALLFTPAIDDRFGRGKITSRMGFQRDAQIINSSTDMLRLAAEAKPDCVLVDEGQFLTREQVVVLTRIVDQLNIPVIVYGLKNDYRNHLFSGSEALLLFADKVEEVKAVCWYCTKKATMLLKYKDSRPVGEGPQIEIGGNDKYVSVCRRCYGQRLEIK